In a single window of the Gammaproteobacteria bacterium genome:
- a CDS encoding phosphate ABC transporter ATP-binding protein, with translation MNTATSALPVGHGTTLTTRNAPLIEIQHLSLHYGTKAVLKDITLPLATGRITCLVGPSGVGKSSLLACLNRLTDLTPSARVSGSVRLHGRELLAPRIDVVALRRRVGMIFQKPNPFPLSVWNNLAVPLKEHGIKNKQERTQRIETALRDVGLWPEVKDRLHRSALALSGGQQQRLCIARALVLRPQALLLDEPCSALDPLATAVIEELMLTLRGRYTLAVVTHNLAQARRIADYAALLWPMAGDGVGRLMEHGPGRVFFEAPRHALTAAYVRGERG, from the coding sequence ATGAACACAGCCACCTCCGCCCTGCCTGTGGGACACGGCACGACCCTCACCACGCGGAACGCGCCCCTCATCGAGATTCAGCACCTCAGCCTGCACTACGGCACAAAGGCTGTGCTGAAGGACATTACCCTGCCCCTCGCCACCGGCCGCATCACCTGTCTGGTGGGGCCCTCCGGGGTGGGTAAAAGCAGCTTGCTTGCCTGCCTCAACCGCCTGACCGATCTGACCCCCTCCGCGCGCGTCAGCGGCAGCGTGCGCCTGCATGGGCGCGAGCTGCTTGCCCCCCGCATCGACGTGGTGGCCCTGCGCCGCCGGGTGGGGATGATCTTCCAAAAACCCAACCCTTTTCCCCTGTCCGTCTGGAACAACCTCGCCGTCCCCCTCAAAGAACACGGGATCAAAAACAAACAAGAACGCACGCAGCGCATCGAGACGGCTCTGCGGGACGTCGGCCTGTGGCCGGAGGTGAAAGACCGCTTGCACCGCTCCGCCCTGGCCCTGTCCGGCGGCCAGCAACAGCGCCTGTGCATCGCCCGCGCCCTGGTGCTCAGACCCCAGGCCTTGCTGTTGGACGAACCCTGCAGCGCCCTGGATCCCCTGGCCACCGCCGTTATCGAAGAGCTGATGTTGACGCTGCGCGGCCGCTACACCCTGGCGGTGGTCACCCACAACCTGGCCCAGGCCCGGCGCATCGCCGACTACGCGGCCCTGTTGTGGCCCATGGCTGGCGATGGCGTGGGACGGCTGATGGAACACGGCCCGGGCAGAGTGTTCTTTGAAGCGCCGCGCCATGCCCTGACCGCGGCCTATGTGCGGGGGGAGCGGGGTTGA